The following are encoded in a window of Homalodisca vitripennis isolate AUS2020 unplaced genomic scaffold, UT_GWSS_2.1 ScUCBcl_8801;HRSCAF=17059, whole genome shotgun sequence genomic DNA:
- the LOC124374528 gene encoding zinc finger MYM-type protein 5-like isoform X2, whose protein sequence is MKRSYQSGAKKRQDKKKREEDASKCSSTLSAWLCPTTSTTTTKSTNVTSTSSTETRPIIASVPGNEIEEEVTAQDNAEESIDEEVTCLGLGHQQENCAKPPTSPTSSSELIGVNDQVECSRTNKINETCLNTGEPHFPDQIIDPEVKKRIIELGLGPYQPVGPFPYDGKQGRSFSDNYFTLKSKSGLKLKRTWLCYSSKLDCVYCQPCWLFPGPVGGWDLGLRDWKHLSDRIKTHENSQHHADSCLVYEQWRRHGSIDDALEKGLKEERNFWRKVLKRVLDVSLMLATFLFVETVGISLIEIKVIFYH, encoded by the exons atgaaaagaagctatcaaagtggggcaaagaaaaggcaagacaagaagaaaagagaagaggATGCTTCAAAGTGTTCTTCCACCCTATCTGCTTGGTTATgtcctactactagtactactacaactaaaagtactaatgtcacatctacatctagtactgaaactagaccaataattg cctcAGTCCCAGGAAATGAGATTGAAGAGGAAGTTACAGCTCAAGATAACGCTGAAGAAAGTATTGATGAAGAAGTAACATGCCTAGGGCTAGGGCATCAACAAGAAAATTGTGCCAAACCTCCAACAAGTCCTACGTCAAGCAGTGAACTGATCGGCGTAAATGATCAA gtggaatgtagccggacgaataaaattaatgaaacttgtttaaaCACCGGAGAACCCCATTTTCCAGACCAGATCATCGATCCAGAGGTgaaaaaacgaattattgaatTAGGACTAGGACCCTATCAACCAGTTGGCCCATTTCCATATGATGGAAAACAAGGTAGGTCCTTTTCAGACAATTATTTTACCCTGAAGTCAAAGTCTGGGCTCAAACTGAAAAGAACTTGGTTGTGCTATTCGTCCAAATTGGATTGTGTTTATTGCCAACCTTGCTGGTTGTTTCCCGGACCTGTAGGAGGATGGGATTTAGGATTAAGGGACTGGAAACATTTGTCTGATCGCATAAAGACACATGAGAATTCACAGCACCATGCTGATTCCTGCTTGGTTTATGAGCAATGGCGACGTCATGGCTCAATAGACGATGCACTAGAAAAAGGTTTGAAGGAGGAGCGGAATTTTTGGAGGAAAGTTTTGAAGAGGGTCTTAGATGTCTCCCTTATGTTGGCAACCTTCCTTTTCGTGGAGACAGTTGGCATATCACTGatagaaataaaggtaattttctatCATTGA
- the LOC124374528 gene encoding zinc finger MYM-type protein 1-like isoform X1: MATSWLNRRCTRKRFEGGAEFLEESFEEGLRCLPYVGNLPFRGDSWHITDRNKGNFLSLIELLSKYDTILEDLITRPSGTVNYLSPTIQNEIISLMASEVLSGIKEELLSAPFFSIIYDTTQDVSKVDQLSEVFRYVKIDHDQLGRPCELRICETFTSFTAVTDQTASGLEDVIIKSISEKGLDITKCRGQGYDGASVMSGVYNGVQKRIQELAPHAYFIHCASHNLNLVLKDAVECNREIAQFFETVQNIYSFFGHSIVRWQELKVVSGCTENPKAPVPKDKVTLKTLNPTRWAGRYEAVYALKERFGDVMKALNKIILTSKKPKERNEAEGLKKRLESFSFVLLLTVQCKILGEINITSKSLQTESIDLMTAYDLLGNALLKVTELRWSFEEVCSEAEEVCSKWGITITHEFIGQRARKVKKHFDELCEDQRLTDPKSNFRVTIFFPMVDTIVSQIDNRFKGMKQVIDAYKIVHPSFLASCSDEELRCEADNFVSRFSDDVTPLFKAQILTVRNAFQSKLKDFKEVKEVANLLLIENSSLASTYPDVLTACFMYLTVPVTVAKAERSFSKLKLIKNYLRSSMSQQRLTDLALLSIENDRARKIDFDRIIDVFASVKSRRKSF; the protein is encoded by the coding sequence ATGGCGACGTCATGGCTCAATAGACGATGCACTAGAAAAAGGTTTGAAGGAGGAGCGGAATTTTTGGAGGAAAGTTTTGAAGAGGGTCTTAGATGTCTCCCTTATGTTGGCAACCTTCCTTTTCGTGGAGACAGTTGGCATATCACTGatagaaataaaggtaattttctatCATTGATTGAATTGCTGTCAAAATATGACACTATCCTAGAAGATCTAATTACAAGGCCAAGTGGTACTGTTAATTATCTCAGTCCAACaattcagaatgaaattatttctctgaTGGCTAGTGAAGTGCTTAGTGGAATTAAAGAAGAGCTTTTGAGTGCGccttttttctccataatttacgACACAACACAAGATGTAAGTAAAGTAGATCAGCTAAGCGAAGTTTTTCGCTATGTAAAGATTGACCATGACCAACTCGGAAGACCTTGTgagttgagaatttgtgaaacgttTACATCTTTCACAGCAGTTACTGACCAAACCGCTTCGGGGCTAGAAGACGTcatcataaaatcaatttcagaaaaaGGCCTTGACATAACAAAATGCAGAGGACAAGGATACGATGGTGCATCGGTCATGAGTGGTGTGTATAATGGAGTACAAAAGAGAATCCAAGAACTTGCACCCCATGCCTATTTCATTCACTGTGCCAGCCATAATTTGAATCTGGTTCTTAAAGATGCCGTTGAATGCAATCGAGAAATAGCACAATTTTTTGAGACggtgcaaaatatttacagtttttttggccACAGCATTGTTCGGTGGCAAGAACTAAAAGTCGTTTCTGGTTGTACAGAGAATCCGAAGGCTCCTGTTCCTAAAGACAAGGTAACATTAAAGACTTTAAACCCTACACGTTGGGCAGGGAGATATGAAGCTGTGTACGCTTTAAAGGAAAGGTTCGGTGATGTAATGaaagccttaaataaaataattttgacaagcaaaaagccaaaggaaaggaatgaagctgaggggctcaaaaaaaggttagaatcttttagttttgttttgctcttgACTGTCCAGTGCAAAATATTAGGGGAAATAAACATTACCTCAAAATCCTTGCAAACGGAATCTATTGATTTAATGACAGCGTACGATCTCCTAGGCAATGCTTTATTGAAAGTAACCGAACTTCGTTGGTCCTTTGAAGAAGTCTGTAGTGAAGCAGAAGAAGTATGTTCAAAATGGGGGATTACGATTACCCATGAATTTATTGGCCAACGTGCAAGAAAGGTAAAAAAGCACTTTGATGAACTTTGTGAAGACCAAAGACTGACAGATCCTAAAAGCAATTTCAGAGTGACAATATTCTTCCCAATGGTTGATACTATAGTGTCACAAATTGACAACCGTTTTAAAGGCATGAAGCAAGTGATTGATGCCTATAAAATTGTTCACCCTTCTTTCCTGGCCTCATGTTCAGATGAAGAACTGCGTTGTGaagctgataattttgtaagcagattttcAGATGATGTAACGCCATTGTTCAAAGCTCAGATTTTAACAGTAAGGAATGCTTTTCAATCCAAATTAAAGGatttcaaagaagtaaaagaagtTGCAAATCTCCTACTCATTGAAAACAGTTCCCTAGCATCAACCTACCCGGATGTACTAACAGCATGCTTTATGTACCTCACAGTCCCTGTGACAGTAGCCAAAGCAGAGAgatcattctcaaaattaaaactcatcaaaaactaCCTGCGAAGCTCCATGTCCCAACAACGTCTCACTGATTTGGCTCttttgtctattgaaaatgacagagcccgaaaaatagattttgaccgaattattgatgtttttgctagtgtcaagtcaagaagaaagtctttttag
- the LOC124374529 gene encoding 60S ribosomal protein L10: MGRRPARCYRYCKNKPYPKSRFCRGVPDPKIRIFDLGKKKARVEDFPLCVHLVSDEYEQLSSEALEAGRICANKYMVKNCGKDQFHIRMRLHPFHVIRINKMLSCAGADRLQTGMRGAFGKPQGTVARVRIGQPIMSVRSSDRYKASVIEALRRAKFKFPGRQKIYVSKKWGFTKYERDVYEQLRNDGRLENDGCNVKYRPEHGPLDVWKKNQHDFMVPA, translated from the exons ATGGGGAGACGTCCTGCAAGATG TTATCGTTACTGCAAAAACAAGCCGTATCCCAAGTCACGGTTTTGCCGGGGTGTGCCAGACCCAAAGATCAGGATCTTTGATCTTGGCAAAAAGAAGGCACGAGTGGAGGACTTCCCACTCTGTGTGCATTTGGTGTCGGACGAGTATGAGCAGCTGAGCTCTGAGGCGCTGGAGGCTGGCCGCATTTGCGCCAACAAGTACATGGTCAAGAATTGCGGAAAGGACCAGTTCCACATCCGCATGCGGCTCCACCCCTTCCACGTTATTCGCATCAACAAGATGTTGTCATGTGCTGGAGCTGACAG GCTCCAGACTGGGATGCGAGGTGCCTTCGGGAAGCCCCAGGGCACAGTTGCACGTGTCAGGATTGGCCAACCGATCATGAGCGTACGTTCTAGCGACAGGTACAAGGCTTCAGTTATCGAGGCACTCAGGCGAGCAAAGTTCAAGTTCCCTGGACGTCAGAAG ATCTATGTCTCTAAGAAGTGGGGATTCACCAAGTACGAAAGGGATGTGTATGAGCAGTTGAGAAATGACGGGAGGTTGGAGAACGACGGTTGTAACGTCAAGTACCGACCGGAGCATGGACCCCTGGATGTCTGGAAGAAGAACCAACATGATTTTATGGTACCCGCTTAG